A stretch of Lactuca sativa cultivar Salinas chromosome 6, Lsat_Salinas_v11, whole genome shotgun sequence DNA encodes these proteins:
- the LOC111902275 gene encoding uncharacterized protein LOC111902275 produces the protein MNSNYGRSNQSGSLNNFDFDLGINSNRSKPLNAQNNNNTFTQPKPYTATPSWQPNKPSWTHQPAAPAPSSTLGGPLNGPTSMVGDITGRSWASSAPQRPSNTSNIGIASKNPNLFSDLLGSNLGAGKGNNSNVPLKNVAPASSQTASRSAYSMGGMANSLPKPGNTMNSSGGWGSSSSQGSGNYNTSGYGNKNQNLGGSSMKSSTMSGIGGGMNSNKDPFGSLVDFSSKPASGTKSGNKTSKPTKSGDDMFGSFQNASKDSKPNTNPSFTGSSMGSHSQPKVDDFGFGFGNISNPPPVQSSKLDDFGFNGKQNQPPVQSSTGNDFDILFASSSKDSENLVSQQFAGAEDWGFESDIGGGDVGGTTELEGLPPPPAGVTSSSAKNKGMDNYKAGQYPDAIKWLSWAVILLEKSGDNVATMEVLSSRASCYKEVGEYKKAVADCSKVLEQDKKNVSVLVQRALLYESMEKYKLGAEDLRTVMNIDPGNRVARSTIHRLTKLAS, from the exons ATGAATTCGAATTACGGAAGATCAAACCAATCTGGATCTCTCAACAACTTCGATTTCGATCTCGGAATCAATTCGAATCGTTCCAAACCTCTTAATGCTCAGAACAACAATAATACTTTCACGCAACCTAAGCCTTACACCGCGACGCCATCGTGGCAACCCAACAAACCTTCCTGGACTCACCAACCCGCCGCTCCTGCGCCGTCGTCCACTCTCGGCGGCCCTTTAAATGGACCGACATCAATGGTTGGAGATATCACGGGAAGAAGCTGGGCTTCGTCGGCACCACAGCGTCCTTCAAACACTTCGAATATCGGGATTGCGAGTAAAAACCCTAATCTGTTTAGTGATTTGCTTGGATCAAATCTAGGGGCAGGTAAAGGTAACAATAGTAATGTTCCATTGAAGAATGTCGCACCTGCTTCATCACAAACAGCTAGTAGAAGCGCTTATTCAATGGGAGGTATGGCCAATTCATTGCCGAAACCTGGTAATACTATGAACAGTAGTGGTGGTTGgggttcttcttcttcacaagGTTCTGGGAATTACAACACAAGTGGTTATGGCAACAAGAATCAAAACCTTGGAGGTTCATCAATGAAAAGCTCAACCATGAGTGGCATTGGAGGTGGCATGAATTCAAACAAGGACCCCTTTGGATCTTTAGTTGATTTCAGCTCTAAACCAGCTTCTGGAacaaaatcaggaaacaaaacaAGCAAACCAACAAAATCAGGGGATGATATGTTTGGTAGCTTTCAAAATGCATCAAAAGATTCAAAACCCAACACCAATCCCAGTTTCACAGGTTCATCCATGGGTTCTCATTCTCAACCAAAAGTTGATGATTTTGGATTTGGTTTTGGTAATATTTCAAATCCACCACCAGTTCAATCATCCAAACTGGATGATTTTGGTTTTAATGGGAAACAAAATCAACCACCAGTTCAATCATCAACAGGAAATGATTTTGACATTCTTTTCGCTTCATCTTCAAAAGATTCAGAGAATCTTGTAAGCCAACAATTTGCAGGGGCTGAAGATTGGGGTTTTGAGTCTGACATTGGAGGAGGTGATGTTGGTGGGACAACTGAGCTTGAAGGGCTTCCACCGCCGCCAGCTGGCGTTACATCCTCGTCAGCAAAGAACAAAGGAATGGATAATTATAAAGCAGGACAATATCCTGATGCCATTAAATGGCTTTCTTGGGCTGTGATTCTTTTGGAAAAAAGTGGTGATAATGTTGCCACCATGGAAGTCTTGTCATCTAGAGCTTCATGTTACAAAGAAGTAGGAGAATACAAGAAGGCAGTTGCTGATTGTTCAAAG gtATTGGAACAAGACAAGAAAAATGTTTCTGTTTTAGTACAACGTGCGTTATTATATGAGAGTATGGAAAAATACAAACTTGGAGCAGAAGACTTGAGAACTGTGATGAACATTGATCCAGGAAATAGGGTTGCAAGAAGTACTATACATCGCCTTACTAAATTGGCCAGCTAA
- the LOC128126879 gene encoding uncharacterized protein LOC128126879, with the protein MIPAVRACGFALRKNKDLPWMKRWSGTKKLKWVDVNKIWSKMQEGLPPRQNMLPGDGEMTSFYYMSFQEYVYGEGKAVPSPVRDHFRRQDESSSSMSSSGRSHGRGRGSGKHKLDELLKRVHALEQHVFMNQQKPTEVFFEEVNNEQFWNDIIFEDPTVSQRNYDEHEWEERNDNAGNKFDDDVPDEDELIIMGNVDYFHDDDDDKEVTPDKCRSRKPSQFLCTPYTESTIIGIENE; encoded by the exons atgattccggctgttcgtgcatgtggatttgcattgagaaaaaataaagactTGCCTTGGATGAAAAGATGGAGcggaacaaaaaaattgaaatgggttgacgtgaacaagatttggtcaaagatgcag gaggggctaccaccaagacaaaacatgttaccgggtgatggtgagatgacatctttttattatatgtcatttcaagagtatgtatatggtgaagggaaagcagttccatccccagtacgggaccattttaggagacaagacgaatcttcgtctagtatgtcgtccAGTGGTCGCTCTCATGGTAGAGGTCGGGGCAGTGGGAAACACAAGCTAGACGAGTTGTTGAAACGGGTACATGCACTGGAGCAGCATGTGTTTATGAATCAACAAAAACCTACAGAGGTTTTTTTTGAAGAAGTGAATAATGAACAATTTTGGAACGACATTATTTTTGAGGATCCGACAGTGTCACAAAGAAATTATGATGAACAT GAGTGGGAGGAGAGAAATGACAATgcagggaacaaatttgatgatgatgtgccgGATGAAGACGAACTTATAATAATGGGAAATGTAGATTAttttcatgatgatgatgatgacaaagaagttacacccgataaaTGTAGGAGTCGAAAACCATCACAATTTTTATGCACTCCTTACACCGAG AGCACAATTATCGGTATTGAAAATGAGTAG
- the LOC111902289 gene encoding multiple organellar RNA editing factor 3, mitochondrial: MASVSTRRTLTSIFSRLRSSPSSSITYRSRFALPLLDHHYQSPQLAPRIPVRLKTSGSGYSPLNDPSPNWSNRPPKETILLDGCDYEHWLIVMEFPTDPKPSEDEMINSYVKTLASVLGSEEEAKKKIYSVSTTTYTGFGALISEELSYKVKGLPGVLWVLPDSYLDVPNKDYGGDQFIDGQVIPRPQYRFADRQQNTRPRPRPRYDKRRETMQTIRREPVQREGWAHDRRDTIAQPPAAYPAAQNGGGGFTEN; this comes from the exons ATGGCGAGCGTCTCCACCAGACGTACCCTAACCTCTATATTCTCTCGTCTCAGATCATCACCATCATCTTCAATCACTTATCGCTCTCGATTTGCTCTCCCACTCCTGGACCACCATTACCAATCTCCACAACTCGCTCCTAGAATCCCTGTTCGACTCAAAACATCCGGGTCGGGTTATTCTCCCTTGAACGATCCATCACCAAATTGGAGCAACCGTCCCCCAAAGGAGACTATTTTGCTTGATGGCTGCGATTATGAACATTGGCTTATCGTCATGGAGTTCCCCACCGACCCTAAACCCTCCGAAGATGAAATGATAAATTCCTATGTCAAAACCCTAGCTTCTGTTCTCGGAAG TGAGGAGGAGGCAAAGAAGAAGATTTACTCTGTTTCAACAACAACTTATACTGGATTCGGTGCTTTGATATCTGAGGAGTTATCCTACAAAGTCAAAG GTCTACCTGGTGTTCTTTGGGTTTTGCCTGACTCATATCTTGATGTTCCCAATAAAGATTATGGAG GGGATCAATTTATTGATGGGCAAGTGATACCGCGTCCTCAGTACAGATTTGCAGACAGACAACAAAACACAAGGCCGCGTCCACGGCCACGATACGATAAACGCCGTGAGACGATGCAAACTATACGTAGAGAGCCGGTTCAAAGAGAGGGGTGGGCCCACGATCGGAGAGATACTATTGCTCAGCCTCCGGCCGCCTACCCTGCCGCCCAAAATGGTGGTGGAGGGTTTACGGAAAACTAG